Genomic segment of Methanobacterium spitsbergense:
CCTAGAAATTTATTATCCCTTGAAAAAGTTGATTTAGATGTTTTTAATTCGTATGATATCGATGTGTACATACATTCACCAACCATAGATCTAAATCCTGCAAGTTTAAATCCGGGAATTAGGGAAGAAACCCTTAAACAACTTAAAGAAACAGTTGATTTTGGAATAAAAATTAATGCAAAGGCAATTACAACTCATCCTGGCCTAATCCATAGGTTTGAAGAAAGGGTAAGAAAATATGGAATGCAACATTCAATTGAAACCCTAATTAAAGCAAATGATTATGCAATGGGAAGAGGTATTAAATTCTCTATTGAAAACATGCCCAATAAATATGCTTATTTCTGTAACAATGCTGAAGAACACCAATTTTTTATTAAGGAATGTGGTTCATATGCCACCATAGATACGGGCCATGCAAATACTACTAATGATGTTGAATCATTTTTTAAAATGAAAAAAATTGCATACTATCACTTGAATGATAATAATGGGGAAAAAGACCAACATCTACCATTAGGTGAGGGAAATTTTGATCTTAAACTGCTTAATGGTGTAGATAAAGGTATTATTGAATTAAATAGTTATCCAAATATTCTTAAAAGCAGAGATTTATTAATATCCTCAAATATCGGATAAATCAAGCGTGTTATGTTATTATTCAATTATTTAACTTATTGTTAGAGAAGGAGGGTAATTTATGGTAAGTAAAGTTTATTTTACTGATTTTAGATCTAGAACAGACGTCGATAATAAGATTAACAAAATAAAAATACTTTTTGAAGCAGCTAACTTCAGAGGATTAATGAATAAGGATGAATTGGTGGCTGTAAAACTACATTTTGGAGAAGAAGGTAATGATTCATATATTAGCCCAGTATTAGTTCGACAAGTAGTTGACAAAATATATGAAGCTGGTGCAAAACCATTCATAACCGATACTAACACCCTTTACTTTGGAAGTAGGCACAACTCTTTAGATCATATAAAGACGGCTATTCTTCATGGTTTTGATTATGCAGTTTCTGGAGCACCTTTAATTATTGCAGATGGTCTTTTGGGTAATTACTCACACAATATAAAAATAGAACAGAAACATTTTGAACAGGTTAAAATTGCAGGAGACATAGAAAATGCCGATTGTATGATAGTTATGTCACATTTCAAAGGGCATGAAATGGCAGGTTTTGGCGGGACTATAAAAAATCTTGCAATGGGATGTGCATCAGCAGAAGGCAAATTGGAACAACATGAATGTGTAAAACCCATTATAATGGACGGCTGTACTTCTTGCGGTATATGTCATAAATCCTGTCCTGTAGATGCATTGTATTTAA
This window contains:
- a CDS encoding sugar phosphate isomerase/epimerase family protein; this encodes MKIGFSTLALFMSSFEQFLETASKDGFQLIEILCEGPYWPRNLLSLEKVDLDVFNSYDIDVYIHSPTIDLNPASLNPGIREETLKQLKETVDFGIKINAKAITTHPGLIHRFEERVRKYGMQHSIETLIKANDYAMGRGIKFSIENMPNKYAYFCNNAEEHQFFIKECGSYATIDTGHANTTNDVESFFKMKKIAYYHLNDNNGEKDQHLPLGEGNFDLKLLNGVDKGIIELNSYPNILKSRDLLISSNIG
- a CDS encoding DUF362 domain-containing protein; translation: MVSKVYFTDFRSRTDVDNKINKIKILFEAANFRGLMNKDELVAVKLHFGEEGNDSYISPVLVRQVVDKIYEAGAKPFITDTNTLYFGSRHNSLDHIKTAILHGFDYAVSGAPLIIADGLLGNYSHNIKIEQKHFEQVKIAGDIENADCMIVMSHFKGHEMAGFGGTIKNLAMGCASAEGKLEQHECVKPIIMDGCTSCGICHKSCPVDALYLNDQGAIMDYDRCIGCNNCISACSESIIKLNYENMNEFIEKMTEYALGVVKSKKGKLGYMNFLMNITPDCDCLPWSDSPIVPDIGILVSDDPVALDAASYDLVNQQIGFKNSMLHHHYLEGEDKFNGVWDMVDGHVQINYGHKIGLGNPEYQLIDISSKK